In Methanothrix sp., the following proteins share a genomic window:
- a CDS encoding homoserine dehydrogenase: MREVRISLVGYGVVGHGVVDVISRKRKMLRELGLDLKLVSITDHTGTLVEEDGISGEKVLGHRTLQEIANSEMSAKETIRSVNSELVVEVTPTNIVHGQPGLGHMEEALASGKHVVTSNKGPLVVAYNRLKRLADDNGVMLKFEATVGGTMPLINLIERTLVGNTILGIRGIFNGTCNYILTRMADEQYPFSRALAEAQELGYAEADPTYDIEGVDTAAKIVILANAIFNMNVKYNDVQVRGITEITPEALALAKKHGYVIKLIGEVPALTVRPMLVPIRSPLAVGSTLNAAAIYTDLSGTITVTGLGAGGVETAAAILSDIVSIYRTKRVDAIF; encoded by the coding sequence ATGAGAGAGGTCAGGATCTCGCTGGTCGGCTACGGGGTTGTGGGGCACGGAGTTGTCGATGTTATCAGCAGGAAGCGCAAGATGCTCAGAGAGCTGGGACTCGATCTCAAGCTCGTAAGCATCACGGATCATACAGGCACGCTGGTTGAGGAGGATGGGATATCAGGGGAGAAGGTTCTGGGCCATCGGACCCTTCAGGAGATTGCGAACTCGGAGATGAGCGCCAAGGAGACCATAAGATCCGTGAACTCAGAGCTGGTGGTGGAGGTCACGCCGACAAACATAGTCCACGGCCAGCCCGGCCTGGGCCACATGGAGGAGGCTCTCGCCAGCGGAAAGCATGTGGTCACCTCAAACAAAGGGCCTCTTGTCGTTGCATACAACAGGCTGAAGCGTCTGGCTGATGATAACGGGGTGATGCTGAAGTTTGAGGCGACAGTCGGCGGAACGATGCCCCTGATAAATCTCATAGAGAGAACGCTCGTCGGGAACACCATCCTCGGGATACGCGGCATATTCAACGGCACATGCAACTACATCCTCACAAGGATGGCCGATGAGCAGTATCCGTTCAGCCGGGCCCTGGCTGAGGCGCAGGAGCTGGGATATGCTGAGGCAGACCCTACATACGATATAGAGGGCGTCGATACTGCTGCAAAGATCGTCATACTGGCGAACGCGATATTCAACATGAACGTGAAGTACAACGATGTCCAGGTGAGGGGCATAACAGAGATCACACCTGAGGCACTGGCGCTTGCAAAGAAGCACGGGTATGTCATAAAGCTGATCGGCGAGGTGCCGGCGCTGACTGTGAGGCCGATGCTGGTGCCCATAAGAAGCCCGCTCGCTGTCGGCTCCACTCTGAACGCAGCTGCGATCTACACAGACCTCTCAGGGACGATAACGGTCACGGGTCTCGGGGCTGGGGGCGTGGAGACAGCAGCCGCGATACTGAGCGATATAGTGAGCATATACAGGACAAAGCGGGTGGATGCGATATTCTGA
- a CDS encoding amino acid-binding protein produces MELELQDVPGQLLLALQPIRDARGNIISVVHHRDRKTPRGTVPVRLIVEMDRSKLDGVKRDLEKSGIVVVRAGEERFIEEVSVILVGHVLDSDLGDTVSRIDSTGYAEVMDLSLSMPGVDEPSSAYMKIRATGKEEMQRALKILREVGAQKKLLVIEPVEDDL; encoded by the coding sequence ATGGAGTTGGAGCTGCAGGACGTGCCGGGGCAACTGCTCCTAGCACTGCAACCCATAAGGGACGCAAGAGGGAACATAATCAGCGTCGTGCACCACAGGGACAGGAAAACTCCCAGGGGCACAGTGCCTGTGAGGCTCATCGTTGAGATGGACAGGTCGAAGCTGGATGGTGTCAAAAGAGACCTGGAGAAGAGCGGGATTGTCGTTGTGCGCGCGGGGGAGGAGCGCTTCATAGAGGAGGTCTCGGTGATACTTGTTGGCCATGTTCTCGACAGCGATCTCGGTGATACCGTGAGCAGGATCGACTCGACAGGGTATGCAGAGGTCATGGACCTCTCTCTCTCCATGCCGGGCGTTGATGAGCCATCATCTGCGTACATGAAGATCAGAGCCACAGGGAAGGAGGAGATGCAGAGGGCTCTGAAGATTCTGCGTGAGGTTGGAGCTCAGAAGAAGCTGCTCGTGATAGAGCCCGTGGAGGACGATCTATGA
- a CDS encoding NosD domain-containing protein, with the protein MKRHLCIMIVCAIIIVSLPAAAVTVCGEGCDFSSVQEAINAANAGDTIEVHSGTYFEHVYVSKSLTLIGVDTGGGMPVIDAEGIGSAITISSDNVTLRGFRVTNSGRCGCGNAGINVLSNNNTITDNVAQGNKYGIHCTGSMNTFMRNDIHDNDISMKDDGEDNVWETGDS; encoded by the coding sequence ATGAAGAGGCATTTATGCATCATGATTGTGTGTGCCATAATCATAGTTTCACTGCCTGCTGCAGCAGTGACCGTATGCGGAGAGGGGTGCGATTTCTCTAGCGTGCAGGAGGCGATAAATGCTGCCAACGCCGGGGACACCATCGAGGTACACAGCGGTACATACTTCGAGCACGTCTACGTCTCGAAGAGCCTGACGCTTATCGGCGTGGACACCGGCGGAGGGATGCCTGTGATAGATGCGGAGGGAATCGGCAGCGCAATAACGATAAGCTCAGACAATGTGACCCTGCGGGGGTTCAGGGTCACGAACTCCGGGAGATGCGGATGCGGCAACGCTGGCATAAATGTGCTCTCGAACAACAACACGATCACAGATAACGTCGCACAGGGCAACAAGTACGGAATCCACTGCACCGGAAGCATGAACACCTTCATGAGGAATGACATTCACGATAACGACATCAGCATGAAGGATGATGGGGAGGACAACGTGTGGGAGACGGGAGATAGCTGA
- a CDS encoding DUF2124 domain-containing protein — protein sequence MEKVQDVKGLGGMLNGFRDMVKEFESITFIGSPGFCTPFALFLGYPVRDKRLAFVPGLSVDKTRRIIATEYGMELGEMCSPDADVLVILGGMAMPKIGVCIEDMKQLLGKIPHSSVMGVCFMGIFEKAGWCDRIEFDYVMNTIIEGDITKR from the coding sequence ATGGAGAAGGTACAGGATGTGAAAGGGCTTGGTGGAATGCTGAACGGCTTCAGGGACATGGTGAAGGAGTTCGAGAGCATCACGTTCATAGGCTCCCCTGGATTCTGCACACCATTTGCGCTCTTCCTGGGGTATCCTGTGAGGGATAAGAGGCTCGCGTTCGTGCCGGGGCTGAGCGTGGACAAGACGCGCAGGATCATCGCCACCGAGTACGGAATGGAGCTGGGAGAGATGTGCTCTCCAGATGCTGATGTTCTCGTGATCCTCGGCGGAATGGCCATGCCGAAGATCGGCGTCTGCATCGAGGATATGAAGCAGCTTCTGGGCAAAATCCCACACAGCAGCGTCATGGGAGTCTGCTTCATGGGGATATTCGAGAAGGCCGGATGGTGCGATAGGATAGAGTTTGATTACGTGATGAACACCATCATAGAGGGCGATATAACAAAGAGATAA
- a CDS encoding PspA/IM30 family protein — protein MGLLDRMGTIVKSKMSRIMDRMEDPREVLDYSYEKQLELLQNVKRGIAEVATSKKRLELQRARLAQSAEQLEGKAREALSAGREDLARQALERKVSLQNQIEILDSQIAELDREEQKLIGVETRLSTKIETLRARKEAIKAQYSAAEAQVKVTESVTGISEELADVGLAIQRAEEKTEGMKARAAALDDLLEKGALEDYTGGDALERELSKVRTSGAVEAELARLRGEMK, from the coding sequence ATGGGTCTTTTGGATCGTATGGGAACGATTGTAAAATCGAAGATGAGCAGGATAATGGACAGGATGGAGGATCCGAGAGAAGTGCTGGATTACTCCTATGAAAAGCAGCTCGAGCTGCTCCAGAACGTCAAGAGGGGCATCGCAGAGGTCGCCACATCGAAGAAGCGCCTGGAGCTCCAGCGCGCCAGGCTTGCGCAGAGCGCGGAGCAGCTCGAAGGGAAGGCGCGCGAAGCCCTGAGCGCCGGGAGAGAGGATCTCGCAAGGCAGGCGCTTGAAAGAAAGGTATCCCTGCAGAACCAGATCGAGATCCTGGATTCGCAGATCGCCGAGCTGGACCGCGAGGAGCAGAAGCTCATCGGTGTGGAGACACGCCTCTCGACGAAGATCGAGACGCTTCGCGCCAGGAAGGAGGCGATAAAGGCGCAGTACTCCGCAGCAGAGGCGCAGGTGAAGGTGACCGAGTCTGTGACAGGCATAAGCGAGGAGCTCGCAGACGTCGGACTTGCGATACAGCGCGCCGAGGAGAAGACTGAAGGCATGAAGGCCCGCGCTGCGGCGCTTGACGATCTCCTCGAGAAGGGGGCTCTTGAGGACTACACCGGGGGGGACGCGCTGGAGCGCGAGCTCTCAAAGGTCAGGACGTCAGGCGCTGTAGAGGCGGAGCTGGCCAGGCTCAGGGGTGAGATGAAATGA
- the htpX gene encoding zinc metalloprotease HtpX — MVRWSADRGLQARMLLTMFLLAAVYLIFINVIMAMGVGIQGVVLIMGVFLFIQYFYSDKIALASVGARIVSESEAPELHELVGRLCAIAGLPKPGIAIVRTDVPNAFATGRSQSSSVVAVTTGLLRRLDKSELEAVLAHELSHIKNRDVAVMTIASFLSTVASVIVQNIFFLGDRRDRESGSLIAVWIVSLVVWIVSFILIRALSRYREFSADRGSAIITGRPSALVSALMKISGTMARIPKEDLRRVEGMNAFFIIPTGAIANLLSTHPPIEARIAALERLEREIL, encoded by the coding sequence ATGGTACGATGGAGCGCTGATCGGGGCTTGCAGGCAAGGATGCTTCTGACGATGTTCCTGCTTGCAGCTGTATACCTGATATTCATCAACGTCATAATGGCCATGGGTGTTGGTATACAGGGAGTCGTCCTGATCATGGGCGTATTTCTCTTCATACAGTACTTCTACTCGGACAAAATAGCCCTGGCCAGTGTCGGCGCGCGGATCGTCTCTGAGAGCGAGGCTCCGGAGCTGCACGAGCTTGTGGGGAGGCTCTGCGCCATAGCAGGTCTCCCAAAGCCAGGGATAGCGATTGTTCGCACAGATGTGCCCAATGCATTTGCCACCGGCCGGAGCCAGTCAAGCTCCGTGGTCGCGGTCACCACCGGTCTTCTCAGAAGACTTGATAAAAGCGAGCTGGAGGCCGTTCTCGCACATGAGCTATCGCACATCAAAAACAGAGATGTGGCCGTGATGACGATCGCGAGCTTCCTATCGACAGTGGCATCTGTTATCGTTCAGAATATCTTCTTCCTGGGCGACAGGCGTGACCGGGAATCGGGCAGCCTCATCGCTGTGTGGATCGTATCGCTGGTGGTGTGGATCGTGAGCTTCATACTCATAAGAGCGCTATCAAGGTACAGGGAGTTCTCTGCTGACAGGGGCTCGGCGATAATTACTGGAAGACCATCAGCGCTCGTATCTGCACTCATGAAGATCAGCGGAACCATGGCCAGGATCCCGAAAGAGGATCTCAGGAGGGTTGAGGGGATGAACGCGTTCTTCATAATCCCCACAGGCGCAATAGCGAACCTTCTGTCAACACATCCGCCCATAGAGGCGAGAATAGCGGCTCTTGAGCGGCTTGAGAGGGAGATCCTCTGA
- a CDS encoding P-II family nitrogen regulator, translating into MMKIEAVIREERLGHVKSALEEKGFVAMTVTRVLGRGEQKGIRLQYRGGNIEVDMLPKLKIEMFVRDEDVETVMRTICDSARTGRMGDGRIFVLPVLMSGKVRTGEVEGKIQ; encoded by the coding sequence ATGATGAAGATAGAGGCGGTGATCAGAGAGGAACGGCTGGGGCATGTGAAGTCGGCCCTCGAGGAGAAGGGCTTCGTGGCCATGACCGTGACAAGGGTGCTGGGGAGAGGCGAGCAGAAGGGGATACGGCTCCAGTACCGCGGCGGAAACATTGAGGTCGACATGCTGCCGAAGCTGAAGATCGAGATGTTTGTCAGAGATGAGGATGTGGAGACGGTGATGAGAACGATATGCGACTCTGCGAGAACAGGAAGGATGGGAGACGGCAGAATCTTCGTCCTGCCCGTCTTGATGTCCGGGAAGGTGAGGACCGGGGAGGTGGAAGGAAAGATTCAATGA
- a CDS encoding ammonium transporter: MIRLAIDTGDTAWIMISAALVMLMTPGVGLFYGGLVRSKSVVSMISLSILAISLASIQWVLVGYSMAFGSDVMGLVGGLDFILMRNVGMSEAPLAGTVPHLAYMMFQLVFAAVTLAILTSAVAERIKLSSFIVLSILWTTLVYDPLAHWVWGGGWLANLGALDFAGGTVVHISSGFSALAIALVIGKRAGFDTYVLEPHNIPMAMIGAALLWFGWFGFNAGSALTAGGLAASAFVVTNTSAAAGALAWLLGSWVRGKPSALGMVSGAIAGLVAITPAAGYVDTISALLIGAFAGLVCYSALLFRVSIGLDESLDAWAVHGVGGLWGALATGIFANPAVNSYSGLIYGNPEQFTAQIVAALASVAYAFVVSYVLARLVDATLGLRVTEDEEYVGLDIAVHGEKAYA, from the coding sequence GTGATTCGGTTGGCAATAGACACAGGGGATACGGCCTGGATCATGATCTCAGCTGCACTGGTGATGCTCATGACCCCAGGCGTCGGCCTGTTCTACGGCGGGCTGGTCCGCTCCAAGTCTGTGGTCTCGATGATATCTCTGTCGATCCTGGCAATATCTCTGGCGAGCATACAGTGGGTGCTGGTGGGATACAGCATGGCATTTGGCTCAGATGTCATGGGGCTCGTAGGTGGACTGGATTTCATCTTAATGCGCAACGTTGGAATGAGCGAGGCCCCGCTTGCCGGGACGGTTCCGCATCTGGCATACATGATGTTCCAGCTGGTCTTCGCGGCCGTGACTCTCGCCATACTCACATCTGCAGTGGCCGAGCGGATAAAGCTCAGCTCTTTCATAGTGCTGAGCATCCTCTGGACGACACTTGTGTATGATCCGCTGGCGCACTGGGTGTGGGGTGGCGGCTGGCTCGCGAACCTCGGGGCCCTCGACTTTGCGGGTGGAACTGTGGTTCACATAAGCTCGGGCTTCTCCGCGCTTGCGATCGCCCTAGTCATAGGAAAGCGGGCTGGCTTCGATACCTACGTGCTGGAGCCGCACAACATACCCATGGCGATGATAGGCGCTGCCCTCCTGTGGTTCGGATGGTTCGGGTTCAACGCAGGCTCTGCGCTGACCGCTGGAGGTCTTGCTGCCAGCGCATTTGTGGTGACAAACACCTCTGCAGCGGCAGGAGCCCTCGCGTGGCTCCTGGGCAGCTGGGTCAGAGGAAAGCCAAGTGCTCTGGGGATGGTCAGCGGAGCAATAGCAGGGCTGGTGGCGATAACGCCTGCCGCAGGTTACGTCGACACCATCTCAGCGCTGCTGATAGGAGCATTCGCAGGACTTGTCTGCTACTCGGCTCTGCTCTTCCGCGTCAGTATCGGGCTTGACGAGAGCCTGGATGCCTGGGCGGTTCACGGCGTCGGAGGGCTCTGGGGAGCACTGGCGACGGGGATATTCGCAAACCCTGCTGTGAACAGCTACTCAGGACTGATATACGGGAACCCGGAGCAGTTCACGGCCCAGATCGTGGCGGCACTGGCGTCTGTGGCATATGCTTTCGTTGTGTCCTATGTGCTGGCCAGGCTGGTGGATGCCACACTCGGTCTCAGGGTGACAGAGGATGAGGAGTATGTCGGTCTGGACATCGCCGTGCATGGCGAGAAGGCCTACGCGTGA
- the psmB gene encoding archaeal proteasome endopeptidase complex subunit beta, with translation MVEAFKGTTTVGIVCDGGVVLASESRATMGSFIASRTAKKIYQIDDLVGLTTAGVVGDAQALVRMIQAEARLYRMQRGEPLTIKAITSLLSNILSARRYFPFLVQLVVGGVDKMGPKIFSLDALGGQIEEHDIVSTGSGSPVAYGVLESLYRPGLSMQEGSVLCVRAVHTAMKRDSASGNGIALVRITKDRYEEVPASEVEEIVRSL, from the coding sequence ATGGTCGAGGCGTTCAAAGGTACAACAACGGTTGGCATAGTCTGTGATGGGGGTGTGGTTCTCGCCTCAGAGAGCCGTGCCACCATGGGCAGCTTTATAGCCAGCAGGACAGCTAAGAAGATCTACCAGATCGACGACCTCGTAGGGCTTACCACGGCAGGGGTTGTTGGCGATGCCCAGGCCCTTGTGAGGATGATACAGGCTGAGGCAAGGCTCTACAGGATGCAGAGGGGTGAGCCGCTCACCATTAAAGCCATAACATCTCTCCTCTCGAACATCCTCAGCGCGCGCCGGTACTTCCCGTTTCTGGTGCAGCTCGTGGTCGGTGGCGTTGACAAGATGGGGCCGAAGATATTCTCCCTCGATGCGCTTGGGGGACAGATCGAGGAGCACGATATCGTCTCCACAGGCTCGGGCTCGCCGGTAGCATACGGCGTTCTGGAGTCTCTTTACAGACCCGGCCTCAGCATGCAGGAGGGCTCGGTGCTGTGTGTCAGGGCGGTCCACACTGCCATGAAGCGCGACTCGGCCTCGGGCAATGGTATAGCTCTCGTGAGGATCACAAAGGACAGATATGAGGAAGTTCCAGCCTCCGAGGTGGAGGAGATCGTGAGATCTCTCTGA
- a CDS encoding beta-CASP ribonuclease aCPSF1, producing the protein MSVEDVLSELRRRIQSKLPADINVTGLEFEGPELVIYTDDPRRLADDGEIIRSLAKDLRKRVVVRPDLKVLMDPEEAIKRIQEVVPKEAALTNYYFDGETGEVIIEAEKPGLVIGRHGATLREITKLIGWTPKVVRTPPVRSSTIANIKDYLRSVQTERKSILRSIGRKIHRDIASKDQWVRISTLGGCREVGRSCMLLSTPESKIIIDCGINVGSDDSATPYLYVPEVYPLSQIDAVVLTHAHLDHSGLVPMLYKYGYEGPIYCTPPTRDLYVLLQLDYIEVAGREGKRLPYESAMIREALKHTITLNYGDVTDIAPDTKLTMHNAGHILGSAIAHFHIGDGLYNVAFTGDFKYERTRLFDPAVNSFPRLETLVIEATYGGANSIQPSRKDAENHLLKVVRETIGRGGKVVIPAFAVGRSQEVMVVLEEAIRKGLIEEFPVYLDGMIYEATAIHTSYPEYLNNELRDMIFHKGINPFLAECFVQVENSKQRDEIINGEPAVILATSGMLNGGPIMEYLKGLGPDEKNTLVIVGYQAEGTLGRRIQKGWKEIPLTVEGKTQTVKMNMDVITVDGFSGHSDRNQLMEYVRRVYPKPSRIITNHGDESNCLDLASSIYKKYRIPTSAPMNLETIRLV; encoded by the coding sequence TTGTCGGTTGAGGATGTTCTATCAGAGCTCAGGCGCAGGATCCAGAGCAAGTTGCCTGCAGATATTAACGTCACAGGTCTGGAGTTTGAGGGCCCTGAGCTGGTAATATACACAGACGATCCGAGGCGGCTTGCTGACGACGGTGAGATCATACGATCCCTGGCCAAGGATCTCCGGAAGAGGGTTGTGGTCAGGCCGGATCTTAAGGTCCTGATGGACCCGGAGGAGGCCATAAAGAGGATACAGGAGGTCGTGCCAAAGGAGGCGGCTCTCACAAACTACTACTTCGACGGAGAGACAGGTGAGGTGATCATAGAGGCGGAGAAACCCGGGCTGGTCATAGGGAGACACGGCGCAACACTGAGGGAGATAACCAAGCTGATAGGCTGGACGCCAAAGGTCGTGAGGACTCCGCCGGTCAGGTCGTCGACCATCGCAAACATCAAGGACTACCTGAGATCTGTTCAGACAGAGCGCAAGAGCATACTCAGATCCATCGGCAGGAAGATACACAGAGATATAGCCTCGAAGGATCAGTGGGTCAGGATATCGACGCTAGGCGGATGCAGGGAGGTCGGAAGGAGCTGCATGCTTCTCTCGACCCCGGAGTCGAAGATCATCATCGACTGTGGAATAAACGTCGGATCGGATGACAGCGCGACTCCATACCTGTACGTTCCCGAGGTCTACCCGCTGAGCCAGATAGATGCTGTTGTGCTAACGCATGCACACCTCGATCATTCCGGGCTCGTCCCGATGCTGTACAAGTACGGCTACGAGGGGCCAATTTACTGCACGCCGCCCACAAGAGATCTGTATGTGCTTCTGCAGCTGGACTACATCGAGGTGGCCGGGCGCGAGGGCAAGAGGCTGCCGTATGAATCAGCGATGATACGAGAGGCCCTGAAGCACACGATAACCCTGAACTATGGAGATGTCACCGATATCGCTCCTGACACAAAGCTCACGATGCACAACGCAGGGCACATTCTGGGATCTGCGATAGCGCACTTCCACATCGGCGACGGTCTGTACAACGTCGCGTTCACAGGCGACTTCAAGTACGAGAGGACGCGGCTTTTCGACCCTGCTGTAAACAGCTTCCCCAGGCTTGAGACCCTGGTGATAGAGGCGACATACGGAGGGGCCAACAGCATTCAGCCCTCGCGAAAGGACGCTGAGAACCACCTCCTCAAAGTCGTCAGGGAGACCATAGGGAGGGGAGGGAAGGTTGTGATACCGGCGTTCGCTGTCGGCAGGAGCCAGGAGGTGATGGTGGTGCTCGAGGAGGCCATAAGGAAGGGCCTGATCGAGGAATTCCCCGTCTACCTTGACGGCATGATCTACGAGGCCACCGCGATACACACAAGCTATCCGGAGTACCTGAACAACGAGCTTCGAGACATGATCTTCCACAAGGGGATAAACCCGTTCCTCGCCGAGTGCTTCGTCCAGGTCGAGAACTCCAAGCAGAGGGACGAGATAATAAACGGGGAGCCCGCGGTCATCCTGGCCACAAGCGGCATGCTGAACGGCGGGCCGATAATGGAGTACCTCAAGGGTCTCGGGCCGGACGAGAAGAACACGCTCGTGATAGTCGGATACCAGGCTGAAGGCACACTGGGTAGAAGAATCCAGAAGGGATGGAAGGAGATACCGCTCACCGTCGAGGGAAAGACTCAGACGGTCAAGATGAACATGGATGTCATCACCGTGGACGGATTCTCAGGCCACTCGGACAGGAACCAGCTCATGGAGTACGTGAGAAGGGTGTATCCGAAACCCAGCAGGATCATCACAAACCATGGCGACGAGAGCAACTGCCTGGATCTGGCGAGCTCGATATACAAGAAGTACAGGATACCGACATCCGCTCCGATGAACCTGGAGACGATACGGCTGGTGTGA